A genomic region of Thunnus albacares chromosome 2, fThuAlb1.1, whole genome shotgun sequence contains the following coding sequences:
- the piwil1 gene encoding piwi-like protein 1 — protein MTGRARARSRGRARGQETAAPGASQAREPAPAPPTEGELVGRGRQKGAPGPFSAEAVLQISAGFQQVKLGERGGRRRDFHDAGVNTRQAMEHVKESKSGTTGSAIQLSANFFRILSRPQWVLYQYHVDFKPPMESRRLRSALLFQHEEALGSARSFDGALLFLPHRLHSKETVLHSETRNGEKVQITVTLTNELPPTSPVCIQFYNIIFRRILRILNMQQIGRNYYSPNDPLNIPQHRLTIWPGYTTTILQYESSIMLCTDVSHKVLRSETVLDFMANLRHQCGNQRFPEICAKELIGLIVLTKYNNKTYRIDDIAWDHTPNNTFKRGDTDISFKNYYKTQYGLDITDGNQVLLISHVKKLGPAGGPPPGPAMLIPELCYLTGLTDKMRADFNIMKDLSTHTRLTPEQREGRLNRFVTNIQKNTDAQAELDKWGLNFDKQLLNLTGRVLPGERIFQGSRSYEYNPWQADWSKEMRGLPVINSPPLNNWLLFHTRRNGNEAQSLLQTLNKVSGPLGIRIQRAMMIVYDDHQESLLRALQHNVGPQTQMVVVVLPSNRKDKYDSVKKYLCVDCPTPSQCVVSRTLSRPQALMTVATKIALQMACKMGGELWSVEIPLKQLMIVGIDCYHDTTAGKRSIGALVASLNQSMSRWFSKCVLQHKGQEIMDGLKMALSGALKDYLKFNNCLPSRIIVYRDGVGDGQLHSVVNYEVSQIMDSIKSMGHDYMPKLSVVVVKKRISSRFFAHINGKVSNPPPGTIVDSEVTRPEWYDFYIVSQAVRSGSVSPTHYNVVYDTSGLKPDHMQRLTYKLCHMYYNWQGIIRVPAPCQYAHKLAFLVGQSIHREPSVQLDDFLFYL, from the exons ATGACTGGTCGGGCACGAGCAAGATCACGAGGCAGAGCACGCGGTCAAGAGACTGCAGCACCTGGAGCG aGCCAGGCTCGAGAGCCAGCACCAGCCCCGCCCACAGAGGGAGAGCTGGTTGGTAGAGGGAGGCAGAAAGGGGCTCCAGGACCTTTTTCTGCAGAAG CTGTTCTACAGATATCAGCTGGATTCCAACAGGTGAAACTGGGAGAAAGAGGTGGACGTCGTCGGGATTTTCATGATGCAGGGGTTAACACCAGGCAGGCTATGGAGCACGTCAAAGAATCAAAGTCTG GAACCACTGGTTCTGCCATTCAGTTGTCAGCCAACTTCTTTCGCATCCTGTCCCGTCCTCAGTGGGTTCTGTATCAGTACCATGTGGACTTTAAACCCCCAATGGAGTCTCGCCGCCTGAGATCTGCTCTCCTCTTCCAGCATGAGGAAGCCCTTGGCTCAGCGCGGAGCTTTGATGGAGCTCTGCTGTTTCTGCCTCACAGATTGCACAGCAAG GAGACTGTGCTACACAGCGAGACAAGAAACGGAGAGAAGGTTCAGATCACGGTCACCTTGACAAATGAACTGCCACCTACATCGCCAGTATGCATCCAGTTTTACAACATCATATTCAGACG CATCTTGAGAATTCTCAACATGCAGCAGATTGGACGCAACTACTACAGCCCCAATGATCCACTCAACATCCCACAGCACAG ACTGACCATCTGGCCAGGCTACACCACCACCATCTTGCAGTATGAGTCGTCCATCATGCTGTGTACAGACGTGAGCCACAAGGTGCTGCGTAGTGAGACGGTCCTTGACTTTATGGCCAACCTGAGGCACCAGTGTGGAAATCAGCGCTTCCCAGAGATCTGTGCTAAGGAGCTTATTGGACTCATAGTCCTCACTAA GTACAACAACAAAACCTACAGGATTGATGACATTGCATGGGATCACACTCCCAACAACACATTTAAGAGGGGAGACACCGACATCTCCTTCAAGAACTACTACAAGACT CAATATGGCCTGGACATCACTGACGGGAACCAGGTGCTCCTCATCAGCCATGTGAAGAAGCTCGGTCCTGCTGGAGGTCCTCCCCCCGGCCCGGCCATGCTCATCCCAGAGCTGTGCTACCTCACAG GCTTGACCGATAAGATGCGAGCAGACTTCAACATCATGAAGGACTTGAGCACCCACACCAGACTGACCccagagcagagggagggacGCCTCAACAGATTTGTCACTAATATACAAAA GAATACTGATGCACAGGCAGAGTTGGACAAGTGGGGACTCAACTTTGATAAGCAACTCCTAAACCTGACTGGCAGAGTCCTCCCAGGGGAGAGGATTTTCCAGGGATCAAGATCG TATGAATACAACCCCTGGCAAGCCGACTGGTCGAAAGAGATGCGCGGGTTGCCTGTGATCAACTCTCCTCCACTGAATAACTGGCTCCTTTTTCACACCCGGCGTAACGGCAATGAAGCCCAGTCCCTCCTGCAAACCCTAAACAAAGTCTCGGGTCCGCTCGGCATCCGCATACAAAGAGCCATGAT GATTGTGTATGACGATCACCAAGAGTCTCTCCTCAGAGCCCTGCAGCACAACGTTGGACCCCAAACACAGATG gTGGTGGTGGTCCTCCCCAGCAACAGGAAGGACAAGTACGACAGCGTTAAGAAGTATCTTTGTGTGGACTGCCCCACCCCCAGCCAGTGCGTGGTGTCCCGCACCCTCAGCCGACCTCAGGCACTCATGACTGTCGCTACCAAGATCGCTCTGCAGATGGCTTGCAAGATGGGAGGAGAGCTGTGGAGCGTGGAAATCCCT CTCAAACAGCTGATGATTGTGGGCATCGACTGCTACCATGACACCACTGCTGGAAAGAGGTCCATCGGTGCACTAGTGGCCAGCCTCAACCAGAGCATGAGTAG gTGGTTCTCAAAGTGTGTGCTGCAGCACAAAGGTCAGGAAATCATGGATGGACTGAAGATGGCCTTGAGTG GTGCACTCAAAGACTACCTGAAGTTCAACAACTGCCTCCCTTCACGCATCATTGTGTACAGAGATGGAGTGGGAGACGGCCAGCTGCACAGCGTGGTCAACTATGAGGTTTCTCAGATTATGGACTCCATCAAGTCTATGGGCCATGACTACAT GCCTAAACTgagtgtggtggtggtgaagaAGCGCATCAGCAGCAGGTTCTTCGCCCACATCAATGGAAAGGTGTCCAACCCTCCACCAGGAACCATCGTCGACTCGGAGGTCACCCGCCCAGAGTG GTACGACTTCTACATTGTGAGCCAGGCTGTCCGCAGTGGAAGCGTCTCCCCGACCCACTACAATGTTGTGTACGACACCAGTGGACTGAAGCCTGATCACATGCAGCGGCTCACCTACAAGCTGTGCCACATGTACTACAACTGGCAG gGGATCATCCGAGTGCCTGCTCCCTGCCAGTATGCCCACAAGTTGGCCTTCCTTGTGGGTCAAAGCATCCACAGGGAGCCCAGTGTGCAACTGGATGACTTCCTCTTCTACCtatga